Part of the Nitrosophilus alvini genome, TGAGTTTAGACGACCTTCCGGCATAGCGATCAATCAAAAGTTAAACAGACTCTATGTTGTAGATACGAAATCACATAACGTAAAAGTCTATGACCTTAAAAGCGGAAAACTTCTTTTCGAGTTTGGAAAAAGAGGTATAAAGGAGGGAGAGTTCAACTTCCCAACAAACATAGCTATAGACCCAAGAAATGGAAATGTGGCAGTTGTAGATACACAAAACTTCCGGGTTCAGATATTTGACCAGGAGGGTGAGTTTCTTACAAAGTTCGGGCGTCTTGGTGATGCGCCGGGTATGTTTGCCAGACCAAAGGGAATAGGAATAGACACGGAAGGTCATATCTACGTTGCGGACGCTGCTTTTAATAATGTGCAGATATTCGATGACAAGGGAACCGTTTTGCTATATTTCGGAGGAGCCGGTTTTGCTCCTGGCAAATTTTACCTCCCTGCCGGAATATATGCAGACGAAAACGACCGCATATATATAGTCGACTCTTTCAACGCAAGAGTCCAGGTCTATCAATATGTTAGCGAAGCATGGAAAAAGAAACATCCTGAAGAGTATAGAAAACTTAAAATGCTGGAGAGCACTAAAAAAGATGAAAAAACTGAGTAGTATCTGTGTTTTATCGGTTTTATTGTTAGCTTTACATCTAAATGCAGAACCACCGGCTCTGCCCGACTTGGAAGATAGCGGAGGGATTTACAATACAAAGCACAATCTGCTCAGTGGCATAAAGCTTCCAAAAGGTGAAGAAAAAAAAGAGCTCTGTATCTGGTGCCATATACCTCATGAATCGTACGACAGCAGTTACAAATCTCCTCTATGGCTTAGAGAGGCTGAAGAGAAAATGAACTTTTCTCCATACGGAATGGAGGAGAACACCACACATCCCGGACATACTGAAGAGCCCGACGTTATGGTAAGAGTATGTCTTACCTGCCATGACGGAGTAAACGGCCCCAATATCTCTCTATTTAGCGAAAGCGATCAGATGCTGGGATACGGCTTTGAGAACCAGCCTACGGGCGGCCCCGATGCAAACAACGCACACGGTCACCCTATAGGTGTCAGATACTCTCCTTCCAGCAAAAAAGGCAAAAAAGCAAATCTGAGAGATGAGTCCTATGTTTTAAAAGGCTGGGCAGGCGCAAAAACTATAAGCGACCTTGTTTCCGAAGGGGTTGTAAGATGCACAAGCTGTCATGACCCTCACAGCTCAAACGATCAATTTTTAAGAACCGGAAACTCTAGAAGCAGTCTCTGCAGAGGCTGTCATAACAAATAATTTGGAAAACAAAAAGGATTTTGTATATGAAAAAACTATTACTGCTTTTTTTTGTCGCAGTTTTTACACTTTTTGCTTCACAAAACCAAAATATTGCCGATGAAAAAAGAACTATTGCCGTAGTTAACGGATATAAAATAACCAAAAAAGAGCTGGACAGACAGACAAACATGCTTATGCCAAGAAGTTTTTTCCACTCTACCGTTACGGAAAAAAAACTTAAAGAGGTAGAAAAAGAGGCCCTTGAGGATCTTATAAATAAAAGAGTTCTTATAGAATATGCAAAAAAAAGAGGGTATAAAATCTCCCAAAATGAGCTTGAAAAAGAGGAAAAAAGGATAAAAAAGGCGTTCGGATCTCAAAAAAACTTCGAAATGGGTCTTAAAAAAGCAAATCTTACATATGAAGAGTTCAAAAAAGAGCTAAGAAACGATCTTCTTATACAAAAACTGTATGAAAAAGAGGTCAAAACCGACCTGAGTGAAAAAGAGCTAAAAGAGTATTACGAAAAAAACAGATACAAGTTCAAACTTCCCGAAAAGATAAAATTAAGAGTGATTTACCTTAGAAACGACCCTACAGACCCTAAAGGAAGAGAAAAGGCTCTCAAAAGGGCCAAAGAGGTCATGGAGAAACTGAAAAAGGGAGAGGATTTCGCTGAACTGGCCAGAGTATATTCAAATGCTATGAGCCGTATAAAAGGCGGTGATATGGGCTTCGTTCATAAAGGGATGCTGGATGAGCCTATCGAAAAAGCGGCTATGAAGTTAAAAAAAGGTGAAATAAGCGACATTGTAGAGACTTCAAAGGGGTTTTATATTATAAAACTGGAAGAGATATCTCCGGCTATTCAGCTTAAATTTGACGATGTAAAAAAGAGGCTTAAAAAAGAGCTAAAAGCCAAATATGAAAAGCAGAAAATGGATAAGATTTTAAAACAGGCTAAAAAAGAGGCTAAAATAGTCTATAAAGCTTACAAGTAATCTTATAGATAATATTGTGGTGGGTTTAATGAGTAAAAGATATCTGGTTTTTGTTTCAGCTTTTGTATTGATACCGTATGTATCCAATGCAGCAAACAGCTATACAAGAGGACTGTACGGTAAACTGGAGTATGTACTCATGAACGATAAGATAGAAGATAAGTACAACTCTACCGAAAGAAAATCATTTATACAAAATTATGAATTAGGATATGAAAGTTACCTTTACAGCCCTCTTCTTTTAACATACGATATAGGTACCTCTTTTTATGTAGACGATACAACCTCTACTACAAAAAGCGAAACCTCTACTACAAAAAGCGAAAACAATATAAAACATACAAACTATAAAGCCTATCTTCATTTTATAAAGAGGTCCAATTATCCTTTTACCATATATAAAGAAAAAATCGACTCCCCTTTATGGAGTACACAGGCCGATACTGCCACACTTGTCACATATAAAACAGACAAACAGGGAATTTTCGGTAGACTCAAACTAAAGTATTTTGATTTAAATTATGAAGTAAGAGATACAGAAACCGAAAAGACCGAATCGTTTGCCTACGAAACGGGAAATACTAGAAGATACAGTTTAGGAATAAGCAAACAGTTTGATATGAACAAAACAGCAAGTTTTAACTATAGCCACCAGACAAGAGACTACTACCGTACCGATACAGGTCTGGGATATACCGACCAGTGGAACGATGTTGTAGATAACGCTACAGCCAATTTCTCATGGAGAATGTCGGAAACTATGAATATGAGAACATTTGCAAGTTATCTTAAAAACAGCTATTTTGAACTCGAAGACCTTAGCGGTAGTATAAACTTCAACTACCATCCAAATGAAAAACTTTCGGCAAGCACCTCTTTAACCGCCAATAATATGAAGACAAAAGATGGAACAAATAACTATATAACTTTTAACGAAAACAGCACATATCGTGTAACGGAAAACTTTTCTACCAATCAAAACCTTCAGATTTTCAACGCTTCCGGAGATACGAGCAATATGACGCTTACAAGCCTGACTCTTGGCTCCAATTATATAAAAAAGTTTTCAAAATCTATGACCGGAACGTTAAACGCAAGCGTAACAGGTAGAATGGAAAAGTTCGGTGATGACGGCAACAGCACTATTTCAGACAGGAACATGCTCTCATACACGCTTGGCAGCGGTATAACGAAAAATTTTGAAGAGTCCAGATCGAGCCTATCTGCAAATATCAGCTATTATCAGCTAATATCCACAACCAGCGACTCTACAAGAAGAATAACACTGAATGCAGGGTATAATAAAAAATTCAGTGAAAAACTCTCATATTATCTAAAAATGTATGCCACAAGAGATGAAAATACTTATACAAACAATAATGAAACAACAGAGAGAACAACAAACATACTAAGTATAGATAACGCTGTAAATTACTGGACACTTGTAGGATATAATGGAAAACTCACTTCAAAAGCGGGTGTGACGTACTCTTCTGGAACTTTTACAAACAGAGTAAATCCATACGCAAACGCAACATTTATGTATATGATCAGAAGAAACCTTATGTTTAAAGCCGTGGGAAGAGTCTCAAGCGATACGGCTTACGATATAGTTACATATTCGGGAACTGCCGATATGACATACAGAATAAGAAAAATTCAGATAAGAGTCGGTACGCAACTCTCCTCCCAAACCGGAGGAAGTTTTGGCGAACGTACCCATACAAATTACTATTTTAGAATTAGCAGAACATTATAAAAGAGGCGCTCATGAAAAAAGTAATTAAAACGATCTTGTTTCTATCACTTACTTTGCCTCTTCTGGCAGGTTCCAAGCCGGTATGGCCACAACCGCCGGAAAAGACGAGAATCGCTTATGAAAAGTCGATTTCAAAAGCTGAAGATCTGGATATAAAAAAGGGATTTTTTGCTAAAATTTGGGATTTTTTTGCAGGACATGAAGAAAAAATCCTAATCAAACCTTTCGGCGTACATTTTGATAGTGGAAAAATTTACGTAACAGATATAGGAACAAGGTCTTTATTTATATTTGACACCAAAAGAAAAAAACTCAAAATCATAGAGGGATTTAAGTCTCAAAAATTCGCCTCCCCCATAGACGTAACAACAGATAAAAAGGGAAATATTTACGTAACCGACTCGATGCTCGGATATGTTCTGGTTTTTGATCGTATGGGTAATCCTCTCAGAAAAATAGGCACTTCAAAAAAGATACTCAGGCCTACAGGCATAGCTTATAACAAAGAGAAAAACACCATATATGTAACAGACACTTTAAGCGCCGATATAAAAATCTTTACACCGGAAGGAAAATATATAAGTTCCATCGGCGGGCCGGGCAACAGTGACGGAAAATTTAACAGACCCACTTTCATTACAATTGATGAAGAGGGAAATCTATATGTAAGCGACTCTATGAATCAAAGAATCCAAATCTTTGACAAAAAGGGAAGATTTTTAAGAAAATTCGGCAAACTTGGTAATACTATCGGAAGCTTTTCAAATCCGAGAGGTGTTGCAGTCGACAAATATGGTAATATATATGTTACAGACACTCTTTTTCATGCTGTTCAGATTTTTAATAAAAAAGGAGACCTTCTTCTTGTATTCGGAAGTTATGGAGAGAAGGAGGGAGAGTTTGTTGTTCCAGAGGATATTTCAATCACGCCTGATGGAACTATATATGTAACCGACTCTTACAATATGAGAGTTCAGGTTTTTAAAATCACAGATTACAATGATGAAAAATAAGGAGGCTGCCATGAGAAGACCTTTGATATATCTGACAACACTGCTTCTGGCATTCTCAACTGCCTCCGGCACTATACTAAATACAAAACACAATCTCTCCGCAACAGGCCCGGGCACGATAAAAGCTTCAAGCGAACAGGAGGTTTGCGTTTTTTGTCATATTCCACACAATGCGCAGCCCGGAAAGCCCTTATGGAACAGAGAGATGCCTCAATCCGCATACATAATGTACGACAGCGAATATCTCAAAAGAACCAACTACCCTCTTCCGGCAGATCTTGGCATCACCGAAGGGACACCGGGCTCTTTATCAAGACAGTGTTTGAGTTGCCATGACGGAACTGTTGCAATCGGTGCAGTCTATATGGTTCGGGGAAGTATCCTGGGCAACACCCTTATAGATATGATAGGAGTTAATGCAGACGGAACAATGCCTTCAACGGCTGAAGGCTTCATAGGTACTGATCTTTCTATCCACCACCCTGTAGGTATCGAATACGATCCCACAAATGTAAAAAATTTCGGCGTTGGAAGTAAGACTATAGAGCTCAAAACCACTCCCGATGCTCCGCTCAAACTCTATACATATTCCGGTAAACAGTATGTTGAGTGTACATCATGTCACGACCCTCATCTTGAAAATATGAAGTTTTTGAGAGTAAATACAGGTGCGAATCACGGTGAAAACGTTAAATTTACCTGTATGTCCTGCCACGATAAAAATCCAAATGTTCCATGGCCTACAACACATGAAGTTATGGGTTCTCCTTATTGGGATCAGGGTGTTAAGGATAGATATAACAATGGCGGCTCTGTATCGGTAGCTGACCTTTACTGCGTCAACTGCCATACCCCTCACAACGGACAGGGAAAACCGTATCTGCTCAGACAGGTTGAGCAGAATACCTGCTATATGGGTGCGGCGGCCTCCAAAGACACTGCTCCTTGTCATGGAACAGGCACAACCTGGTCAGGCAATGATATTGAATCTATCCTTAACCGACCTTTTGCGCATCCGGTAAACACAATCGACGGAGTGCATACAAACTTTGACACTCTGTACGGATACGGTTCCACTGAAACAGACCCTGCTTCAAGTCACAGCGTCAAATGGAGCGATTCAAAACATGCTGAATGTATGGATTGCCACAATCAACATAGATTAGGTTCAAATAATCATATAGGAAGCCAGCAGGACAGCGCAACAAAATGGTACCCGGATACTCCAAGTAACGCTGTCTCTGATGTTATAAGAAAAGTTCAGGGTGTTGAACCCTCATGGCCGGCAATGTGGACTCAACCCACATCCTTTACAACACTCGCAGAATCGACAAAAGAGTATCAGATATGCCTCAAATGCCACTCTTACTGGGCACTGGGACCAACACTCGCCTCAGCTGCCGGTGAAGTGGCTACAGGAGCTACCGACAACTGGATAGATAGTGAAAGCGTGCGAGCGACCGACCAAGCATTTGAGTTCAATCCTAACAACAGGTCAGCTCACCCGGTCATAATGGCACTGAACGATATGCCGGGCTCCTACGCTCCAAAAGGACTCGATACCTGGGGAACTACGGACGTTATGTTCTATCCGTGGAACCAGAGTCTCGGAACCCAGACTATGTACTGCTCCGACTGTCACGGAGCAGATAACGAAGACAGCGGGGATCCGAAAGGCCCTCACGGCTCAAGTTACAATTTCATGCTCAAAGGTCCAAACAAATACTGGCCAGAAGATCCAAACGGAAATCTTTTCTCTACAGGACAGATCCAGGCAGACGGTACTATACCTGATCTCTTCTGTTCTAACTGTCACAATCTCAACTATCCTCACAAACAGTGGGCATGGAAAATGGAAAGATATGACATCGCCTGCGTCAGATGCCACGTAGCAATCCCACACGGTTCGCCGGTATCTAGACTGATAGGTTATGCCAACTTTCCAGAACCGTACAATTATAATTATAACGGTACGAAGCAGTTGTTAATCTACGGATATAAAAAGGCAAGTCCTACATCATTAGACATCAGTTCCAACAATGTTTATGCGCCAGGCTGCGGCGGTGGCGGATGTCACGGCTGGAATGCAGGGGGATACGATATTGTCGATCCTATGCCTTAAAAACAGAGCAGGGTTTTTTATCCCTTTTCTGTTTCTTTTTCTCTTTGGCAGTTCCCTTTATGCAAACAGTGATGTAGAGGAAATCAAAAATACCGTCATATCATATAACAATCTTTTAATAAAAGCGGCAAAAAACAGGGATTTTATAAAAAATTTTGATAATAAAAAGATATTTGAAAAAGAGGCTACTCCAAAAGTTGCCCAGAAGCTTTACATCTGGATAGCATCATGGCAGGAGAACAATCTTTACATGGATGCAACACTTCTTAAAATAGAATTTGAAAATATAAATACACAAGGCTCAAATGCCGAGGCTTTGACAGATGAGATTTGGAGATACAGATATTTTAGCTATACGCCCGAAGGAGGTATAAAAGAGGCTTATCCTCCATCAAAAATGTATTATAAAGTAAAATACACACTTACAAAAGATAACGGCAAATGGAAAATAGAAAATATAAAAGTACTCTCAGAAAAGGAAGAAAGGCTGAAAAAAGATTAGTAATTTACTCCAAAAACTGCTAAAATACGACTATTCTTTTCTCAAAAAAATTTAAAACAAATTTAAAATATTCTTATGGCAGTGATATTTATTGCCAAAAGCGGGAAAAAGATATAGAGTATGATAATTCAAAAATCAAAAGGGGTTTTATGACAAAAGTTATACAGAAGTTATGGTCAATTCTGATTTCGATGAAGACTATGGTCGTTCTTACACTTATATTCGCTGTCTCTATAGCTGTAGCTACATTTATCGAAAACGATTACGGGACTGATACATCCTGGGCTCTGGTATATGCAGCAAAATGGTTTGAAGTGCTTCAGGTATTACTTGGATTG contains:
- a CDS encoding 6-bladed beta-propeller — translated: MKRTVLYLLSTILLLSMFTGCAPQKQQEVRIIMPPPPEEPRLFYVGSYRGEADFTNNKALDIFIGEETKGSGKNLFKPYGVAAKGDVLYVTDTALGIVFVIDIKNKKVTFLGDRPAGKLALPVGIAFGPDGIVYVSDSKLRKVFGYAKNGNLVFAIGEKGEFRRPSGIAINQKLNRLYVVDTKSHNVKVYDLKSGKLLFEFGKRGIKEGEFNFPTNIAIDPRNGNVAVVDTQNFRVQIFDQEGEFLTKFGRLGDAPGMFARPKGIGIDTEGHIYVADAAFNNVQIFDDKGTVLLYFGGAGFAPGKFYLPAGIYADENDRIYIVDSFNARVQVYQYVSEAWKKKHPEEYRKLKMLESTKKDEKTE
- a CDS encoding cytochrome c3 family protein, producing MKKLSSICVLSVLLLALHLNAEPPALPDLEDSGGIYNTKHNLLSGIKLPKGEEKKELCIWCHIPHESYDSSYKSPLWLREAEEKMNFSPYGMEENTTHPGHTEEPDVMVRVCLTCHDGVNGPNISLFSESDQMLGYGFENQPTGGPDANNAHGHPIGVRYSPSSKKGKKANLRDESYVLKGWAGAKTISDLVSEGVVRCTSCHDPHSSNDQFLRTGNSRSSLCRGCHNK
- a CDS encoding peptidylprolyl isomerase — encoded protein: MLYMKKLLLLFFVAVFTLFASQNQNIADEKRTIAVVNGYKITKKELDRQTNMLMPRSFFHSTVTEKKLKEVEKEALEDLINKRVLIEYAKKRGYKISQNELEKEEKRIKKAFGSQKNFEMGLKKANLTYEEFKKELRNDLLIQKLYEKEVKTDLSEKELKEYYEKNRYKFKLPEKIKLRVIYLRNDPTDPKGREKALKRAKEVMEKLKKGEDFAELARVYSNAMSRIKGGDMGFVHKGMLDEPIEKAAMKLKKGEISDIVETSKGFYIIKLEEISPAIQLKFDDVKKRLKKELKAKYEKQKMDKILKQAKKEAKIVYKAYK
- a CDS encoding 6-bladed beta-propeller; the encoded protein is MKKVIKTILFLSLTLPLLAGSKPVWPQPPEKTRIAYEKSISKAEDLDIKKGFFAKIWDFFAGHEEKILIKPFGVHFDSGKIYVTDIGTRSLFIFDTKRKKLKIIEGFKSQKFASPIDVTTDKKGNIYVTDSMLGYVLVFDRMGNPLRKIGTSKKILRPTGIAYNKEKNTIYVTDTLSADIKIFTPEGKYISSIGGPGNSDGKFNRPTFITIDEEGNLYVSDSMNQRIQIFDKKGRFLRKFGKLGNTIGSFSNPRGVAVDKYGNIYVTDTLFHAVQIFNKKGDLLLVFGSYGEKEGEFVVPEDISITPDGTIYVTDSYNMRVQVFKITDYNDEK
- a CDS encoding cytochrome c3 family protein, whose product is MRRPLIYLTTLLLAFSTASGTILNTKHNLSATGPGTIKASSEQEVCVFCHIPHNAQPGKPLWNREMPQSAYIMYDSEYLKRTNYPLPADLGITEGTPGSLSRQCLSCHDGTVAIGAVYMVRGSILGNTLIDMIGVNADGTMPSTAEGFIGTDLSIHHPVGIEYDPTNVKNFGVGSKTIELKTTPDAPLKLYTYSGKQYVECTSCHDPHLENMKFLRVNTGANHGENVKFTCMSCHDKNPNVPWPTTHEVMGSPYWDQGVKDRYNNGGSVSVADLYCVNCHTPHNGQGKPYLLRQVEQNTCYMGAAASKDTAPCHGTGTTWSGNDIESILNRPFAHPVNTIDGVHTNFDTLYGYGSTETDPASSHSVKWSDSKHAECMDCHNQHRLGSNNHIGSQQDSATKWYPDTPSNAVSDVIRKVQGVEPSWPAMWTQPTSFTTLAESTKEYQICLKCHSYWALGPTLASAAGEVATGATDNWIDSESVRATDQAFEFNPNNRSAHPVIMALNDMPGSYAPKGLDTWGTTDVMFYPWNQSLGTQTMYCSDCHGADNEDSGDPKGPHGSSYNFMLKGPNKYWPEDPNGNLFSTGQIQADGTIPDLFCSNCHNLNYPHKQWAWKMERYDIACVRCHVAIPHGSPVSRLIGYANFPEPYNYNYNGTKQLLIYGYKKASPTSLDISSNNVYAPGCGGGGCHGWNAGGYDIVDPMP